A DNA window from Anaerocolumna sp. AGMB13020 contains the following coding sequences:
- a CDS encoding AraC family transcriptional regulator has product MLREKSGDISHISLYDRENRNSWFLVKRYYAMNFDFFDMEPHSHGEFEIMYIASGCCTIYSWTADGTEKVWRMKEGEYVMIDGGTWHKLEVVKGVRCRILNLEIALLPRPGGNGGKTIEQLREQSKSLRDFLALPTSIYKCYDGEGTLHTIITETHKQLQNPMEAGEHRVMQNLCLAQLLVELSRQRSKKYRSDGGSKYVSRTLSFLNSNYEKDIKVEDIAAKIGVSAAYLQRLFKEQTGKTLVDKINELRIEKAKVLLETSSLPVTDIAISVGFHNRQHFTYTFRKLTGCSPSVYSKHKGDYQVWAFK; this is encoded by the coding sequence ATGCTGAGGGAGAAGAGCGGGGATATAAGTCACATAAGCCTTTACGACAGAGAAAACAGGAACTCCTGGTTCCTGGTGAAACGTTATTATGCCATGAATTTTGATTTCTTTGATATGGAGCCCCACAGCCATGGTGAATTTGAGATTATGTATATTGCCAGTGGCTGCTGCACAATCTATAGCTGGACAGCTGATGGCACAGAAAAAGTCTGGAGGATGAAAGAGGGGGAATATGTGATGATTGACGGCGGTACCTGGCATAAGCTGGAGGTGGTAAAGGGAGTGCGCTGCCGTATTTTGAATCTGGAAATTGCCCTGTTGCCCCGGCCCGGAGGAAATGGTGGAAAAACGATTGAGCAGCTTCGTGAGCAGTCGAAATCCTTAAGAGATTTTTTGGCTTTACCAACCTCTATATACAAGTGCTATGACGGAGAGGGTACCCTGCATACGATTATAACAGAAACTCATAAGCAGCTGCAAAATCCCATGGAGGCAGGAGAACACAGAGTAATGCAGAATCTTTGCCTGGCACAGCTTTTGGTGGAGTTAAGCAGACAAAGGTCTAAGAAATACCGCAGCGACGGCGGCAGTAAATATGTCAGCAGAACTCTTTCATTTCTCAACAGCAATTATGAAAAGGATATTAAAGTAGAGGACATCGCAGCTAAAATCGGAGTCTCAGCTGCTTATCTCCAAAGATTGTTTAAGGAACAGACAGGTAAGACCCTTGTGGACAAAATAAATGAACTTCGTATAGAGAAAGCGAAGGTTCTTCTTGAAACCAGCAGTCTCCCGGTTACCGATATTGCAATCAGCGTGGGCTTTCATAACCGACAGCATTTTACTTATACCTTTAGGAAACTCACCGGCTGTTCCCCTTCTGTCTATAGTAAGCATAAGGGAGATTACCAGGTCTGGGCTTTTAAATAA
- a CDS encoding alpha-glucosidase/alpha-galactosidase: protein MSFKIAFIGAGSVGFTRTLFSDLMTVPEFRNIEVTFTDINQHNLDMVTALCQRDLEENGLSIKIHATTDRREAFKDARYIINCVRIGMLEGFETDVEIPLKYGIDQCVGDTLCAGGIMYGQRGIAAILDFCKDIREVAAPGAIMLNYSNPNAMLTWAANKYGKVKTIGLCHGVQGGHDQIAKALGLKKEEVDIICAGINHQTWYISVKHKGEDMLPKILPAYLENEELSKTEKVRIDVLKNFGYYSTESNGHLSEYVSWYRKRPEELEKWIDLGVWINGETGGYLRVCREGRNWFEDDFPNWMTEPAKKYIAENRSQEHGSYIIEGLETGRVYRGHFNVMNEGCITNLPEESVVEVPGYIDANGINIPKVGDLPLGCAAVCSQSIWVQRLAVEAAVAGDITLLRQAMLMDPLTGAVCTPAEINQMVDEMLIAGETWLPQYKEEIKLAKIRQAQYNLIPAKAYKGIRVPEKSIEEMRRNKEEARKNAAETDKAKDRPSAR from the coding sequence ATGTCATTTAAAATTGCCTTTATCGGTGCCGGAAGTGTAGGATTTACCAGAACATTGTTTTCTGATCTTATGACAGTTCCCGAATTCCGCAATATTGAAGTTACTTTTACCGACATCAACCAGCACAATCTTGATATGGTAACTGCTTTATGCCAGAGAGATCTGGAGGAAAACGGTCTTTCCATTAAGATTCATGCAACTACAGACCGCAGAGAAGCCTTTAAAGATGCCCGTTACATCATCAATTGCGTAAGGATCGGTATGTTGGAAGGCTTTGAGACAGACGTGGAGATTCCTTTGAAATACGGAATTGACCAATGTGTAGGAGATACCTTATGCGCAGGTGGAATCATGTATGGACAGCGCGGTATCGCAGCCATATTGGACTTCTGTAAGGATATCAGGGAAGTAGCAGCACCTGGTGCTATAATGCTGAATTACTCCAATCCCAATGCCATGCTAACCTGGGCGGCAAATAAATATGGCAAGGTAAAAACCATTGGCCTGTGCCATGGTGTTCAAGGCGGACACGATCAAATCGCCAAAGCACTTGGGCTTAAAAAAGAGGAAGTTGACATCATCTGTGCCGGTATTAATCATCAGACCTGGTATATCTCTGTTAAACACAAGGGTGAGGACATGCTCCCTAAAATCCTTCCTGCCTATCTGGAAAACGAGGAATTATCGAAAACGGAGAAGGTAAGAATTGACGTCTTAAAGAATTTTGGGTATTACTCTACTGAATCCAACGGCCACTTATCCGAGTATGTGTCCTGGTACCGCAAGCGCCCTGAGGAGCTTGAGAAATGGATTGATTTAGGTGTGTGGATCAATGGCGAGACCGGAGGGTACCTCAGAGTATGCCGCGAAGGCCGTAACTGGTTTGAAGACGATTTTCCAAACTGGATGACGGAACCTGCCAAAAAATATATTGCCGAGAACCGTAGTCAGGAACACGGCTCCTATATTATCGAAGGACTTGAAACCGGCAGAGTTTACCGTGGTCATTTCAACGTAATGAATGAAGGCTGCATTACCAACCTCCCAGAGGAAAGTGTTGTAGAAGTTCCAGGGTATATAGATGCCAATGGTATCAACATTCCTAAGGTAGGTGATCTGCCGCTTGGCTGTGCAGCAGTTTGCTCACAAAGCATTTGGGTACAACGACTGGCCGTGGAAGCTGCTGTAGCGGGAGATATCACTCTGCTCCGCCAGGCTATGTTAATGGATCCGCTTACTGGAGCAGTCTGCACTCCTGCAGAAATCAATCAGATGGTGGACGAGATGCTGATTGCCGGTGAAACCTGGCTGCCCCAATATAAAGAAGAAATTAAACTGGCAAAGATAAGACAGGCACAGTATAACCTGATTCCTGCAAAAGCTTATAAGGGAATCCGGGTACCAGAGAAGTCTATAGAGGAAATGCGAAGGAACAAAGAAGAAGCAAGAAAGAATGCTGCAGAAACAGATAAGGCAAAAGACAGGCCTTCCGCCAGGTAA
- a CDS encoding flavin reductase family protein: MKKVNVNYEKMYYGFPVVLISYYDKEGIANVTTLSSTYTLKDMVMLGFSSKGYAVSQIKEVSDFVINLADSRLMEEIEFCGKNTGADCKKFDSVNLTPVPSKHINAPSIAECPVSIECTLTDVIESPHYKGITNILATIKGRLVSETHLDENANIKIEEFHNLSYFSDGVNRGFK; the protein is encoded by the coding sequence ATGAAAAAAGTAAATGTAAACTATGAAAAGATGTATTATGGATTTCCAGTAGTGCTTATAAGCTACTATGATAAAGAAGGCATTGCAAATGTAACGACCTTATCCTCCACCTACACCTTAAAAGATATGGTCATGCTGGGTTTTAGCAGCAAAGGCTATGCAGTCAGCCAGATAAAAGAAGTGTCGGATTTTGTAATTAATCTGGCAGACAGCAGGCTAATGGAGGAAATTGAGTTCTGTGGTAAAAACACAGGTGCTGACTGTAAGAAGTTTGACAGCGTAAATCTGACCCCTGTACCCTCAAAACATATCAATGCTCCTTCTATTGCGGAATGCCCCGTTTCTATAGAATGCACATTAACAGATGTAATTGAGAGCCCTCATTACAAGGGAATAACGAATATTCTTGCCACCATAAAGGGCAGACTTGTTTCAGAAACCCACCTGGATGAAAATGCAAATATAAAAATCGAAGAGTTTCATAATCTTTCTTATTTTAGCGACGGAGTAAACAGGGGATTCAAATAA
- a CDS encoding ferredoxin has product MKASIDREGCISCGLCVSVCPAVFRMGEDGPAEVYVETVPSELEGEVSEAVDGCPVSVISAE; this is encoded by the coding sequence ATGAAAGCTTCAATTGACAGAGAGGGATGTATTTCCTGTGGTTTATGCGTATCTGTCTGTCCGGCTGTATTTCGTATGGGAGAGGATGGACCTGCGGAAGTATATGTGGAAACAGTACCCTCAGAATTAGAAGGCGAGGTATCAGAGGCAGTGGATGGTTGTCCTGTTTCAGTAATCAGTGCCGAATAA
- a CDS encoding GNAT family N-acetyltransferase, giving the protein MVVFESERLIIRRFCKEDWKDLHGYLSIEAVVKYEPYGTYTEECKNEAVYRSENEAFWAVCLKENNKLIGNLYFSRKEPKAFMTWEIGYVFHPLYYGKGYATEACRVIMKYGFEEEGAHRIMARCSPENSASWKLLERLSMRREGYFKKIAFFKTTPEGEPIWHDAYEYSILEEEFQA; this is encoded by the coding sequence ATGGTTGTTTTTGAGAGTGAAAGATTGATTATAAGACGTTTTTGCAAAGAGGATTGGAAAGACCTTCATGGGTATCTTTCCATAGAAGCTGTTGTGAAGTATGAGCCTTATGGGACATACACAGAAGAATGTAAAAATGAAGCTGTATATCGTTCGGAGAACGAAGCTTTTTGGGCTGTATGCCTGAAGGAAAATAATAAATTGATTGGTAATCTTTATTTTAGCAGGAAGGAGCCGAAAGCTTTTATGACCTGGGAAATCGGTTATGTCTTTCATCCTTTGTATTATGGAAAGGGGTACGCTACGGAGGCTTGCAGGGTAATCATGAAATATGGCTTTGAGGAGGAAGGTGCCCACCGGATTATGGCAAGGTGCAGTCCGGAGAATTCAGCCTCCTGGAAGCTGCTGGAGAGGCTTTCCATGCGAAGGGAAGGATACTTTAAAAAGATAGCGTTTTTTAAGACCACACCGGAGGGGGAACCCATCTGGCATGATGCCTATGAGTATTCCATTTTGGAGGAAGAGTTCCAGGCATAA
- a CDS encoding glycoside hydrolase family 2 TIM barrel-domain containing protein gives MLKSELKLPKYYEDPSVLHTGCEDNRSYYLPFAPGEAVKSSRVNSLNGDWDFRYYNNPFELEDFTQAGYEYKNYDSIPVPSCIQMHGYDRHQYTNVNFPFPYDPPFVPQENPTSVYHRCFEIEQISGETKYYLNFEGVDSCFYVYINGNLAGYSQVSHSTSEFDITSYLKMGENDLTVVVLKWCDGSYLEDQDKFRMTGIFRDVYLITRPVNHIRDYFVKTLLTDNYTKAEINVDFEFSGEAVPVTGTLTDASGKVVAAETVKGSKLVIKLEDPSLWSAESPYLYTLTINTPEEVIYQKVGIRSIEVVDDIILINGVKVKFKGVNRHDSDPVTGYTISKEQAIKDLRLMKEANINAIRTSHYPNAPWFNELCSVYGFYVVGESDLEAHGATSYYGASWSDTYGDLVQREIFAAGILDRNQRNVIRDKNNASVVMWSMGNEAGYSKALEDTGRWIREYDPTRLVHYEGSIHQTGGHINDTSMLDVYSTMYASVPGIEEYLKSNPKPYMLCEFVHAMGNGPGDMEDYFECIYAHDRFVGGFVWEWCDHAIYRGITKDGRKIFHYGGDSGEYPHDGNFCVDGMVSPDRIPHPALAEYKNVIRPVRGVLLNKEDATIELENKLDFTNLKDYLKVEAELLVNGVTKEVYQLGALDVPPHGKITLKLPVDKSLFGKESVTVKLNYLQTIELPLTAIGHKLGFDQLFLQESTLPLSKTTGETASKENKVQVEENGTKIVVNGANFSYRFNKLYGSFESMVVNNHTVLEKPLEYNIWRAPADNDRNIRNSWERARYDRAFPRVYETRVSQENGVTAIYCKLAITAIQIQHILDLQVTWYISAEGTVTVEINGKRNKELPFLPRFGLRFFLPKEYDKVNYLGYGPGESYIDKRRSSWFGRFEQEISDMHIDYIKPQENGSHYGCEELTIVSSYGQNLHITAHTPFSFQAGRYTQEELAEKAHNYELETADSTILCVDYKMSGVGSNSCGPALAEKYQLVEEEISFKATLYFE, from the coding sequence ATGTTAAAGTCAGAATTAAAATTACCAAAGTATTATGAAGACCCCTCTGTTCTTCACACAGGCTGTGAAGACAACCGCAGTTATTATCTTCCCTTTGCTCCCGGTGAAGCCGTTAAGAGCTCCCGCGTGAATTCTTTGAACGGAGATTGGGATTTCCGCTATTATAATAATCCTTTTGAACTGGAGGATTTTACACAGGCTGGCTATGAATACAAAAATTATGATTCCATTCCTGTCCCAAGCTGTATACAAATGCATGGTTATGACCGTCACCAGTATACCAACGTTAATTTCCCCTTTCCTTATGATCCCCCTTTTGTTCCCCAGGAGAATCCCACCAGCGTATACCATCGTTGCTTTGAAATAGAGCAGATTTCAGGTGAGACAAAGTATTATCTGAACTTTGAAGGTGTTGACTCCTGCTTTTATGTATATATCAACGGCAATCTGGCAGGTTACAGTCAGGTATCTCATTCTACCAGTGAATTTGATATAACCTCCTATCTTAAAATGGGGGAGAATGATTTAACCGTTGTGGTATTAAAGTGGTGTGATGGAAGTTATCTGGAGGATCAGGATAAATTCCGTATGACAGGAATCTTCCGCGATGTTTACCTTATCACCCGTCCGGTTAACCACATTCGTGATTATTTTGTAAAGACTTTGTTAACGGATAATTACACCAAAGCAGAGATTAATGTGGACTTTGAGTTCAGCGGTGAGGCCGTACCGGTAACAGGCACCTTAACCGATGCTTCCGGTAAAGTAGTTGCTGCTGAAACTGTAAAAGGTTCTAAACTTGTAATTAAATTGGAAGATCCGTCTCTTTGGAGTGCGGAATCCCCTTACCTCTACACCTTGACCATCAACACACCGGAGGAAGTGATTTATCAAAAAGTAGGCATCCGTTCAATAGAAGTTGTGGATGATATAATTCTTATTAACGGTGTTAAGGTTAAATTCAAAGGTGTTAACCGTCATGACAGCGATCCTGTAACGGGCTATACCATCAGCAAAGAGCAGGCTATAAAAGATTTGAGACTAATGAAGGAAGCCAACATCAACGCCATCCGTACCAGCCATTATCCCAATGCACCCTGGTTTAACGAGTTATGCAGCGTATATGGATTCTATGTAGTCGGAGAAAGCGATTTGGAAGCCCACGGTGCTACCAGCTATTATGGAGCCAGTTGGTCAGATACCTATGGCGATCTGGTACAGCGCGAAATATTTGCAGCAGGAATTTTAGACCGTAACCAGAGAAATGTTATCCGTGATAAGAACAATGCCAGTGTGGTAATGTGGTCCATGGGAAATGAAGCGGGCTACAGCAAGGCCCTTGAAGATACCGGTCGTTGGATAAGAGAGTACGATCCTACCAGACTTGTACATTATGAAGGCAGCATTCACCAGACCGGCGGACATATAAATGATACCTCCATGCTGGATGTATACAGCACCATGTATGCTTCCGTGCCAGGCATTGAGGAATATCTTAAATCCAATCCAAAGCCGTATATGCTTTGTGAATTTGTTCATGCAATGGGTAATGGCCCCGGAGACATGGAGGACTATTTTGAATGCATTTACGCTCATGACCGTTTTGTGGGCGGATTCGTATGGGAATGGTGTGACCATGCAATTTATCGTGGTATTACAAAAGACGGACGCAAGATATTCCATTATGGCGGAGATTCCGGTGAATACCCGCATGACGGTAATTTCTGTGTAGACGGTATGGTATCTCCTGATCGTATCCCTCACCCGGCACTGGCAGAATACAAAAATGTAATTCGTCCGGTACGCGGAGTACTGTTAAACAAAGAAGACGCTACAATTGAACTTGAAAACAAATTGGATTTTACCAATTTAAAAGATTACTTAAAGGTAGAAGCAGAACTTTTGGTAAATGGAGTAACAAAAGAGGTATATCAGCTTGGAGCATTGGATGTGCCTCCTCATGGTAAGATTACCCTTAAGCTTCCTGTTGATAAGAGCCTTTTTGGCAAGGAGAGCGTTACCGTTAAGCTGAACTACCTTCAGACAATAGAACTTCCCCTGACTGCAATAGGCCATAAGCTGGGATTTGACCAGCTGTTCTTACAGGAAAGCACACTTCCTCTGAGCAAGACTACTGGTGAGACTGCAAGCAAAGAAAATAAGGTTCAGGTAGAAGAGAATGGTACAAAAATAGTAGTAAACGGAGCAAACTTCAGCTATCGTTTTAATAAGCTGTATGGGAGCTTTGAATCCATGGTTGTAAATAACCACACAGTATTGGAGAAACCGCTGGAATATAATATTTGGCGTGCACCTGCCGACAATGACCGCAATATTCGTAATTCCTGGGAGAGAGCCCGTTATGATAGAGCCTTCCCCCGTGTATATGAAACCCGCGTATCCCAGGAAAACGGTGTAACAGCTATTTACTGCAAGCTGGCAATTACAGCAATTCAGATTCAGCATATACTGGATCTTCAGGTAACCTGGTACATTAGTGCAGAAGGTACGGTAACCGTAGAGATAAATGGTAAGAGAAACAAGGAGCTTCCATTCCTTCCACGTTTTGGTCTGCGCTTCTTCCTGCCCAAGGAATATGATAAAGTCAATTATCTAGGTTATGGACCTGGTGAAAGTTATATTGATAAACGCCGTTCCTCCTGGTTTGGCAGATTTGAGCAGGAAATCTCTGATATGCATATAGATTATATCAAACCACAGGAGAACGGAAGTCATTATGGCTGTGAAGAGTTAACCATAGTATCTTCTTATGGACAAAACCTTCATATTACTGCACATACTCCATTTTCCTTCCAGGCAGGACGCTATACACAGGAAGAATTAGCAGAAAAAGCGCATAATTATGAGCTTGAAACAGCAGACAGTACTATACTCTGCGTGGATTATAAGATGAGTGGTGTAGGTTCAAATTCCTGTGGACCGGCACTTGCAGAGAAATATCAGTTAGTGGAAGAGGAAATTTCCTTTAAAGCCACCTTGTATTTTGAATAA
- a CDS encoding Crp/Fnr family transcriptional regulator, whose product MKEPKSIDRGGSITGISVICKGVNMRDLLKDYRKICEEIPLFEGIRGEDLLSLFECLRAFIKTYEKEEYIVLYNDSVECVGVLLEGTVHMIKEDLRGNKSILAPIEERELFGETFACGADLTSTVAFVATTPVKVLFVHFDKVMHACSRSCIFHHRLIENMISLIARKNALLVEKLDITSKRTIREKITAFLTIQAQKKKSTSFTIALGRLELADYLCTDRSALTRELNNMKRAGLIDFEKNNFTLLESFYE is encoded by the coding sequence GTGAAAGAACCAAAAAGTATTGACAGAGGAGGCAGTATCACGGGAATCTCAGTGATATGCAAGGGTGTAAATATGAGAGACTTACTAAAAGATTATAGAAAGATCTGTGAGGAAATTCCTCTATTTGAGGGAATCAGAGGGGAAGATCTGCTCTCACTTTTTGAGTGCCTGAGAGCCTTTATTAAAACCTATGAAAAGGAGGAGTATATAGTTTTATATAATGACTCCGTAGAATGTGTGGGAGTATTACTGGAGGGTACCGTTCATATGATAAAAGAAGACTTAAGAGGAAACAAATCCATATTGGCTCCAATCGAAGAGCGGGAATTATTTGGAGAGACTTTTGCTTGTGGAGCCGACCTGACCTCAACGGTAGCTTTTGTTGCAACCACCCCGGTTAAGGTACTTTTCGTACACTTTGATAAGGTTATGCATGCCTGCTCCAGATCCTGTATCTTCCACCATAGATTAATCGAAAACATGATATCTCTGATAGCCAGGAAAAATGCTCTTCTTGTAGAAAAGCTGGATATCACGTCAAAAAGGACTATAAGGGAAAAAATTACGGCTTTTCTGACCATTCAGGCGCAGAAGAAGAAGAGTACAAGCTTTACTATAGCTCTTGGAAGGCTTGAGCTGGCTGATTATTTATGTACGGACAGAAGTGCCCTGACCAGAGAACTCAACAATATGAAAAGGGCAGGATTAATTGATTTTGAAAAAAATAACTTTACTTTACTGGAATCCTTTTATGAATGA
- the ytvI gene encoding sporulation integral membrane protein YtvI, producing the protein MNLNKQRAFIIHFIFFLILTLLLYVGIKYVFPLLMPFVIGIVIAMSFRNLIDLIEKKTHSKRVFISILTLLAFYSLLGFIISLIGVKMVNFVSSLFYNLPTLYKETLLPALNTVTDNMIEKYPSTRTYLDNFMSNIDQSVFTYLSQISTKVVSMATGFAGMLPTLLIKFIFTIVSSFFFTIDYYKITRFIVRQFKPEHQKVILNLKDNVIGSLGNFIKAYTAIISITFAELSIGFWILGIPSPFLFGLLVAIIDIMPILGTGAVLLPWSVIAFIIGNTKVGMGMLILYIFITVVRQILEPKIVGQQIGLYPIVTLVLMYVGAQLMGVLGLLILPIMATILIKLNKEGSIHLFKI; encoded by the coding sequence ATGAACTTGAATAAGCAAAGAGCATTTATAATACATTTTATTTTTTTCTTAATTCTAACACTACTGCTGTATGTTGGGATTAAATATGTTTTTCCGCTGTTAATGCCTTTTGTTATTGGTATTGTAATAGCCATGTCATTTCGAAACCTGATTGACCTGATTGAGAAAAAGACGCATAGTAAGCGGGTATTTATTTCTATTCTGACACTGCTGGCTTTTTACAGCCTGCTGGGCTTTATTATTAGCCTTATTGGTGTAAAGATGGTCAATTTCGTAAGCTCTCTATTTTATAATCTCCCCACACTCTACAAAGAAACACTGCTTCCTGCTTTAAATACGGTAACAGACAATATGATAGAGAAGTATCCGAGTACAAGAACCTATCTGGATAATTTTATGAGTAATATCGATCAATCGGTATTTACGTATCTCTCCCAGATATCCACGAAGGTTGTATCAATGGCAACTGGTTTTGCTGGAATGTTACCCACCCTTTTAATAAAATTTATATTTACGATAGTATCCTCTTTCTTTTTTACAATTGATTATTATAAGATAACCCGTTTTATTGTTCGCCAGTTCAAGCCTGAGCATCAGAAGGTGATACTGAACTTAAAGGATAATGTAATAGGCTCTCTGGGTAATTTTATAAAAGCTTATACAGCGATTATCTCTATTACTTTTGCTGAGTTGTCAATAGGTTTCTGGATTCTTGGAATACCTAGCCCTTTTCTTTTTGGTCTGCTGGTAGCAATCATAGATATCATGCCTATTCTTGGTACCGGTGCAGTGCTTCTGCCCTGGTCAGTCATTGCCTTTATAATCGGGAATACGAAGGTTGGTATGGGAATGCTGATATTATACATTTTCATTACAGTGGTAAGACAAATACTTGAGCCAAAGATAGTAGGTCAGCAGATCGGATTATATCCCATAGTAACACTGGTACTAATGTATGTCGGTGCCCAGTTGATGGGAGTGTTAGGACTTCTGATTTTACCAATAATGGCCACTATTCTTATCAAACTGAATAAAGAAGGCAGTATACACCTGTTTAAGATATAA
- a CDS encoding DNA-3-methyladenine glycosylase family protein: MFFEYGEKEIEYLKARDKQLGAAIDRIGPITRSVDSDLFSSVIHHIIGQQISTSAQATIWQRLCDRLVTVNAETVCSLELNELQKLGMSFRKAEYIKDFSEKVRAKEFDIDALNHLSDAEVIQELSALKGIGVWTAEMIMIFCMQRPDIVSFGDLAILRGMRMLYRHRDIDSVKFRKYSKRYSPYGTIASLYLWSIAGGALPELADPAPKKKKGRK; encoded by the coding sequence TTGTTTTTTGAATATGGTGAAAAAGAAATTGAGTATCTTAAAGCCCGCGACAAACAGCTTGGTGCAGCCATTGACCGGATTGGCCCCATTACGAGGTCTGTTGACAGTGACCTGTTCTCCTCCGTAATCCATCACATTATTGGGCAGCAGATATCTACCAGTGCCCAGGCTACTATCTGGCAGCGGTTATGTGACCGCCTGGTTACTGTTAATGCAGAAACAGTCTGTTCCTTGGAGCTGAACGAGCTGCAAAAATTAGGGATGTCTTTTCGAAAAGCTGAATATATAAAAGATTTCTCTGAGAAAGTCAGAGCGAAAGAATTTGATATAGATGCCCTTAATCACCTGTCCGATGCAGAGGTTATTCAAGAACTATCTGCCTTAAAAGGGATTGGTGTATGGACAGCTGAAATGATTATGATATTTTGTATGCAGCGTCCTGATATTGTAAGCTTTGGAGACCTTGCAATTCTAAGAGGTATGCGTATGCTTTATCGGCACAGAGACATCGACTCGGTTAAATTCAGAAAATATTCCAAACGTTATTCACCTTATGGAACGATTGCAAGTTTATACCTATGGTCAATTGCAGGCGGTGCTCTTCCTGAGCTGGCAGACCCGGCACCTAAAAAGAAAAAAGGAAGAAAATAA
- a CDS encoding helix-turn-helix domain-containing protein: MLTVVGYYDWQSDEKSVSEEDFFVHCSGRYRLVKKDRFYTERPLGAANYQLIYIGDGKARFRINGKVQTLEKGSCVLFHPGEPQYYYYYLEEHPDIYWVHFSCKDSNPFLNQMGWGEETIYQVGVHNSYIHLFDGIIQELQLKQPFFETQLKFLMQQLLLKMGRNRIRERKIFENYNKEVEEVLRIFHLSPERDFTIKQFTKDRGLNYYRFIDTFTKHVGISPRQYIINIRMTTAKELLTNSLFHISEVAQLVGYDNPLYFSRLFKKMWGISPTEFRKQNEGE, from the coding sequence ATGCTTACAGTAGTAGGGTATTATGATTGGCAGTCAGATGAAAAATCCGTATCTGAGGAGGATTTCTTTGTACATTGCAGCGGCAGATACCGGCTGGTCAAGAAAGACCGGTTCTACACCGAACGTCCTCTGGGAGCTGCAAATTATCAGCTTATCTATATAGGCGACGGTAAAGCCCGTTTCCGAATCAATGGTAAAGTACAGACACTGGAAAAGGGTAGTTGTGTGCTCTTTCATCCAGGGGAACCTCAGTATTATTATTATTACCTGGAGGAACACCCGGACATCTACTGGGTACATTTCTCCTGCAAGGACAGCAACCCCTTCCTGAACCAGATGGGCTGGGGAGAAGAAACGATTTATCAGGTAGGTGTACACAATAGCTATATCCATCTCTTTGACGGAATTATACAGGAGCTGCAGCTGAAACAGCCTTTTTTTGAAACACAGCTGAAATTTCTGATGCAGCAACTTTTGCTTAAAATGGGGAGAAACCGGATAAGAGAACGAAAAATATTTGAAAACTATAATAAGGAGGTGGAGGAAGTACTTAGGATCTTTCATTTATCCCCTGAAAGGGACTTTACCATAAAGCAATTTACAAAGGATAGGGGATTAAATTATTATCGCTTTATCGATACCTTTACAAAACATGTCGGAATCTCACCAAGGCAATATATAATAAACATTCGAATGACAACCGCAAAAGAGCTGCTGACCAATTCTCTTTTTCATATTTCAGAGGTGGCTCAGCTGGTTGGTTATGATAATCCTCTTTATTTCAGCCGGCTGTTCAAAAAAATGTGGGGCATATCCCCTACGGAGTTCCGCAAACAGAACGAAGGCGAATAA